From Acipenser ruthenus unplaced genomic scaffold, fAciRut3.2 maternal haplotype, whole genome shotgun sequence, one genomic window encodes:
- the LOC117970441 gene encoding DNA polymerase delta subunit 4-like isoform X1, whose product MPAKRKLITDSFKVVKKVKKESTKCNILQEKERDVESPSTPPRSQRDSEMDLLREFDLNWEFGPCTGITRLQRWDRADKLGLKPPVELKDIIINNTGDSEYLNRRLTSQGQLQRSPVDYYCLQSPPVE is encoded by the exons ATGCCTGCCAAACGAAAACTTATCACCGATTCTTTTAAAGTTGTCAAGAAAGTCAAAAAGGAGTCTACAAAATGCAACATATTGCAAGagaaag AGAGAGATGTTGAGAGCCCGTCCACTCCTCCTCGCTCACAGAGAGACTCCGAGATGGACCTGCTCAGAGAGTTTGACCTGAACTGGGAGTTTGGACCCTGTACTG GTATCACTCGTTTGCAGCGGTGGGACAGAGCTGACAAGCTGGGCTTGAAGCCCCCTGTGGAACTGAAGGACATCATCATCAACAACACTGGAGACTCAGAGTACCTGaacag ACGGTTAACCTCGcagggtcaattgcagcgtagtCCAGTTGATTATtactgcctccagagcccgcccgtggaatga
- the LOC117970441 gene encoding DNA polymerase delta subunit 4-like isoform X2, whose product MPAKRKLITDSFKVVKKVKKESTKCNILQEKERDVESPSTPPRSQRDSEMDLLREFDLNWEFGPCTGITRLQRWDRADKLGLKPPVELKDIIINNTGDSEYLNSLWHDYPL is encoded by the exons ATGCCTGCCAAACGAAAACTTATCACCGATTCTTTTAAAGTTGTCAAGAAAGTCAAAAAGGAGTCTACAAAATGCAACATATTGCAAGagaaag AGAGAGATGTTGAGAGCCCGTCCACTCCTCCTCGCTCACAGAGAGACTCCGAGATGGACCTGCTCAGAGAGTTTGACCTGAACTGGGAGTTTGGACCCTGTACTG GTATCACTCGTTTGCAGCGGTGGGACAGAGCTGACAAGCTGGGCTTGAAGCCCCCTGTGGAACTGAAGGACATCATCATCAACAACACTGGAGACTCAGAGTACCTGaacag TCTGTGGCACGATTACCCGCTCTGA
- the LOC131729896 gene encoding sarcoplasmic/endoplasmic reticulum calcium ATPase 2-like — MENGHTKTVEEVLTHFGVNESTGLSADQVKKSKERWGTNELPAEEGKSLWVLVLEQFEDLLVRILLLAACISFTLAWFEEGEGTVTAFVEPFVILLILIANAIVGVWQVRRGALITAPCW, encoded by the exons atggaaaacggTCACACAAAAACCGTGGAGGAGGTCTTGACTCATTTTGGGGTCAACGAATCGACGGGACTGAGCGCCGATCAAGTGAAGAAATCAAAGGAGCGATGGGGCACTAACG AACTACCAGCTGAGGAAG GGAAGTCTCTCTGGGTGTTGGTTCTGGAGCAGTTTGAGGATCTGCTGGTCAGAATACTGCTGCTGGCTGCCTGCATCTCCTTC ACCCTGGCTTGGTTCGAGGAAGGCGAGGGCACCGTCACTGCGTTCGTGGAGCCCTTCGTCATCCTGCTGATCCTCATCGCCAACGCCATCGTCGGGGTGTGGCAGGTGAGGAGAGGGGCGCTCATTACCGCACCCTGCTGGTGA